One window from the genome of Oryza glaberrima chromosome 3, OglaRS2, whole genome shotgun sequence encodes:
- the LOC127768739 gene encoding WRKY DNA-binding transcription factor 70-like: MSPVPSPHQSHHLGHGSRKEKRMRKVDTFAPHNDGHQWRKYGEKKINNCNFPRYYYRCTYKDNMNCPATKQIQQKDYSDPPLYSVTYYNEHTCNSAFLPLSPSEFQLQTASGKAVSICFESSGAQEPMTNASSPSSSAARRSTPSENKNQPLPRHSEAYSWGVGVVEQKPSCTELQSCSTECQDAFSAGTIPEETVDAGRFGSIRFFHFL, encoded by the exons ATGTCTCCTGTGCCGAGTCCGCATCAATCACACCATCTAGGCCATGGCTCAAG GAAAGAGAAGCGCATGAGGAAGGTGGATACCTTTGCGCCGCACAACGACGGCCACCAGTGGAGGAAGTACGGCGAGAAGAAGATAAACAACTGTAATTTCCCCAG ATACTACTACAGATGCACCTATAAAGATAACATGAATTGCCCAGCAACGAAGCAGATTCAGCAGAAAGATTATAGTGATCCACCATTGTACTCAGTCACCTACTACAATGAGCATACATGTAATAGTGCTTTTCTTCCTCTTAGCCCCTCGGAGTTCCAGCTGCAGACTGCATCTGGGAAGGCAGTCTCCATCTGCTTTGAATCATCTGGGGCTCAAGAACCAATGACCAATGCCAGCTCACCTTCTTCAAGCGCAGCACGGCGTAGCACACCTTCAGAGAACAAGAATCAGCCTCTTCCACGGCATTCGGAAGCCTATTCTTGGGGGGTTGGTGTTGTAGAACAAAAGCCGTCCTGCACTGAGCTCCAATCTTGCAGCACCGAATGTCAGGATGCATTTTCAGCTGGTACGATTCCTGAAGAGACAGTAGATGCAGGAAGATTTGGTTCTATCAGATTCTTCCATTTTTTGTAA
- the LOC127768738 gene encoding octanoyltransferase LIP2, mitochondrial: MSGGARRVLEAWRLGVVRYGDALGLQERLVTDRRAGRVPDLVLSLQHPPTYTLGKRRTDHNLLLPEADLRALGADIHRTERGGDVTFHGPRQAVLYPILSLRAIGLGARRYVEGLESAMIEVAALYGVQARPGAAGETGVWVGDRKIGAIGVRISSGFTCHGLAFNIDPDLGFFEHIVPCGIADKEVTSLRREAAVELPPDEVIHDQLVQSLARTFCFSDVEFKDESECADMVCLAADKQS; this comes from the coding sequence atgagcggcggcgcgaggagggtGCTCGAGGCGTGGAGGCTCGGGGTGGTGAGGTACGGCGACGCCCTCGGGCTCCAGGAGAGGCTCGTCACCGACCGGAGGGCCGGCCGGGTCCCCGACCTCGTGCTGTCGCTGCAGCACCCGCCGACCTACACCCTCGGCAAGCGGCGCACCGACCACAACCTGCTCCTGCCGGAGGCCGACCTCAGGGCGCTCGGCGCCGACATCCACCGcacggagcgcggcggcgacgtcacCTTCCACGGGCCGCGGCAGGCCGTGCTCTACCCGATCCTCTCGCTCCGGGCCATCGGCCTCGGCGCGCGGAGGTACGTGGAGGGGCTCGAGTCCGCCATGAtcgaggtggcggcgctgtACGGCGTCCAGGCGCGCCCGGGTGCCGCCGGCGAGACCGGCGTGTGGGTCGGGGACAGGAAGATTGGCGCCATCGGGGTCAGGATCTCGTCAGGGTTTACTTGCCATGGTCTGGCCTTCAACATCGATCCTGATTTGGGTTTCTTCGAGCACATTGTGCCCTGCGGCATCGCCGACAAGGAGGTCACCTCTCtgcggcgagaggcggcggtggagctccCTCCCGACGAGGTGATCCATGATCAGCTCGTGCAGAGCTTAGCAAGAACATTCTGCTTCAGCGATGTGGAATTCAAGGATGAATCCGAGTGCGCCGACATGGTTTGCTTAGCTGCAGATAAGCAATCCTGA
- the LOC127768740 gene encoding tRNA-specific adenosine deaminase TAD2, translating to MAAAAAEFMELALEQAKFALDNLEVPVGCVIVEDGKVISSGSNKTNATRNATRHAEMEAIDILLREWQGMGLDQPQVAEKFARCDLYVTCEPCIMCAMALSILGIREVYFGCANDKFGGCGSIMSLHQSSSAELSGEEIPGPKGYKCTGGIMAEEAVALFRNFYEQGNPNAPKPHRPVRIAPQ from the exons atggcggcggcggcggcggagtttaTGGAGCTCGCGCTCGAGCAG GCCAAGTTTGCGTTGGACAACCTTGAGGTCCCTGTAGG ATGTGTGATTGTGGAGGATGGGAAGGTGATTTCATCCGGTAGCAACAAGACAAATGCCACCCGGAAT GCTACAAGGCATGCTGAGATGGAAGCAATTGATATCCTGCTTAGGGAGTGGCAGGGCATGGGACTTGATCAGCCACAGGTCGCGGAGAAGTTTGCAAGATGCGACCTTTATGTCACATGTGAGCCTTGCATAATGTGCGCAATGGCGTTGTCGATACTTG GAATAAGGGAGGTGTACTTTGGTTGTGCTAACGATAAATTTGGAGGATGTGGATCAATCATGTCATTGCATCAGAGTTCTTCTGCTGAACTGTCAGG GGAGGAAATTCCCGGGCCAAAAGGTTACAAATGTACTGGTGGGATCATGGCGGAGGAGGCAGTGGCTCTTTTTAGAAATTTCTACGAGCAAGGGAATCCAAATG CGCCAAAGCCTCACAGACCTGTCCGTATAGCTCCCCAGTGA
- the LOC127768737 gene encoding uncharacterized protein LOC127768737, which translates to MRRFFPFRSFTSNAGNGKASAGHDKKNENKLDGGTSCASHSPDTRAFRSRSRHGKPSSEESSTPQLRRCMSLTSSAIDRSLNERTMNFSGDIPCSFSNSSDAPRHIGDAEYYPWSQERHTNMGEYTIEVPKTHGVQESDSPQSRCYSCSAGHSPVSSPVVLKCRPSKLTNLSSKNEVLDLYIDGEQESNSLNEKHKLKLPVRSSSSYLGRGRPPRPHSTAPSSPKSCKEIVESYSYSNIDMIDACQLAQEETKGIWKVASVCAEPADDAQMLEASSEKFSHIEECKSQSIATLEDIYDRLEDAQPPCFCDTSMDYISGTTSRCFDADVCCRDDSHGFHDNNLEQDTDEKLLRRAKELDECFMVPLEENNELNMLRDNSLSSTDMLQLIQTLIEDRRQLALQLSSQIKARLTERFAAKEQHKRSKVELNTRTRRLEKEKSDVQSTLEMELDRRSNDWSVKLAEFQSEEQRLRERVRELAEQNVSFQREVTLLESNRIDVSNKITSLELQNKQLNDELQKVKKEHDTLLKSSVELNDNLTKTAEERNQILECLKEKGGDNKALHKVIARLQRISNEQEKTITGLRQGFNAELENKSLGTSESISRMQMELIRLTGVEQKLRREIQSCNREVESLREENIAVLNRLQSSDNKLSISSVRLEQELNTRVDNLQLQGLSLLDDTSQLCAKLLDSMKSKRSESFGSVDALASIEYTLSYQSIQERIKNLKQCLWAIRSMLTEKHNEEEKIGERTESCILKQDHLSKDDIEFKLKEESMLCRVLKEKLLSRERDIEQLQSDLASSVRIQDVMQNEIQRVQDELCCLTHKSKHLEMQVLKKEENISQIQQDFQESSKELTALRCTLKTVSDERDVLWQETKQLRKTISALQNDVASLKQKMKSLDEDILLKEGEILLKEGEISILRDSIGRPSDIICSPRPSKLFESE; encoded by the exons ATGAGAAGGTTCTTTCCGTTCCGCTCATTCACAAGTAATGCTGGGAATGGCAAAGCATCAGCGGGACATGATAAGAAGAATGAGAACAAACTGGATGGAGGGACTAGCTGTGCCTCCCATTCTCCTGACACACGGGCATTCAGGTCAAGAAGCCGGCATGGAAAACCAAGCAGTGAGGAATCATCCACTCCTCAGCTCAGGAGGTGCATGTCATTGACGTCGTCAGCAATTGATCGTTCCTTGAATGAACGGACAATGAACTTTTCAGGCGATATTCCATGCTCTTTCTCCAATAGTTCTGATGCGCCTCGACACATTGGGGATGCGGA GTACTATCCCTGGTCACAAGAAAGACACACCAATATGGGAGAATACACGATAGAGGTTCCAAAAACACATGGGGTACAGGAAAGTGATTCACCTCAGTCAAGATGCTACTCATGCTCAGCAGGACACTCTCCTGTTAGTTCTCCTGTTGTGTTAAAATGCAGGCCTTCTAAATTGACCAATCTTTCAAGCAAGAATGAAGTTCTAGATCTATATATTGATGGAGAGCAAGAGTCAAACAGTCTAAATGAGAAACATAAGCTAAAATTACCTGTCAGATCCTCATCATCTTATTTGGGACGGGGACGGCCACCTAGACCCCATTCTACAGCTCCATCTTCACCAAAGTCTTGCAAAGAAATCGTTGAGAGCTATAGCTACTCAAACATCGACATGATTGATGCCTGCCAATTAGCTCAGGAGGAAACAAAGGGCATATGGAAGGTTGCATCTGTGTGTGCAGAGCCTGCAGATGATGCACAAATGCTTGAAGCATCTTCTGAAAAATTTTCACATATAGAGGAGTGCAAATCACAAAGTATTGCTACATTGGAAGATATTTATGATCGTTTGGAAGATGCACAACCTCCATGCTTTTGTGACACTTCAATGGATTATATTTCAGGCACTACCTCAAGATGCTTTGATGCAGATGTCTGTTGTCGTGATGACTCTCATGGTTTTCATGATAATAACCTTGAACAAGACACTGATGAGAAGTTGCTTAGAAGAGCTAAAGAACTTGATGAGTGCTTCATGGTTCCTCTTGAAGAAAATAATGAGCTTAACATGCTGAGGGATAATAGTTTAAGCTCAACTGACATGTTGCAGCTGATACAGACTTTGATTGAAGATAGAAGGCAATTGGCACTCCAATTGTCTTCACAAATTAAGGCACGTCTTACAGAGAGATTTGCAGCCAAAGAGCAACATAAGCGGTCCAAGGTAGAATTGAACACCAGAACTAGAaggctggagaaggagaagagtgATGTGCAAAGTACCTTGGAAATGGAGCTTGATAGAAGGTCAAATGATTGGTCAGTCAAACTGGCAGAATTCCAATCAGAAGAACAGCGATTACGGGAAAGAGTAAGAGAGCTTGCAGAGCAGAATGTATCTTTTCAAAGAGAAGTTACTTTACTTGAATCGAACAGAATTGATGTTTCTAATAAGATAACAAGTTTAGAACTGCAAAACAAACAGCTCAATGACGAGCTACAGAAAGTAAAGAAAGAGCATGATACTCTTTTGAAGTCATCGGTTGAGTTGAATGATAATTTAACGAAAACTGCAGAGGAAAGGAACCAAATCCTGGAATGCTTAAAAGAGAAGGGAGGTGACAATAAAGCATTACACAAAGTGATTGCAAGGTTGCAGAGGATATCTAATGAACAGGAGAAAACAATAACTGGCCTGAGACAGGGATTCAATGCTGAACTGGAAAACAAATCCCTTGGTACTAGTGAAAGCATCAGCAGGATGCAAATGGAACTTATCAGACTTACTGGAGTGGAACAAAAGCTGAGAAGAGAAATTCAGTCCTGTAACCGTGAAGTTGAGTCTCTAAGGGAAGAGAATATAGCTGTTTTAAATCGTCTACAAAGCAGTGATAACAAATTAAGTATTTCTTCAGTTCGTCTTGAACAGGAGCTCAACACCAGAGTGGACAACTTGCAACTACAGGGCTTATCGTTGCTTGATGATACTAGTCAGCTTTGTGCCAAGTTGTTGGACTCAATGAAATCTAAGAGGAGTGAGAGTTTCGGAAGTGTTGATGCATTAGCATCCATTGAATACACTTTGAGTTACCAGAGCATACAAGAAAGAATCAAGAATTTAAAACAATGTCTTTGGGCAATCAGATCTATGTTGACTGAAAAGCATaatgaagaagaaaagattGGAGAGAGAACTGAAAGCTGTATCTTGAAACAGGACCACTTATCCAAG GATGACATTGAATTTAAGTTGAAAGAAGAGTCTATGCTCTGTAGAGTACTAAAGGAGAAGTTATTGTCAAGAGAACGAGACATTGAACAATTGCAGTCAGATCTAGCATCTTCAGTTCGCATCCAAGATGTCATGCAAAATGAAATCCAAAGGGTTCAGGATGAACTATGTTGCCTCACTCACAAGTCCAAACATTTGGAAATGCAG GTTTTGAAGAAAGAGGAGAACATTAGTCAGATCCAACAGGATTTTCAGGAATCTTCGAAGGAATTGACTGCTCTTCGGTGCACACTCAAAACAGTAAGTGATGAAAGGGATGTCTTGTGGCAGGAAACGAAGCAGCTGCGAAAAACTATCAGCGCCTTGCAAAATGATGTTGCTTCATTAAAGCAGAAGATGAAATCTCTTGATGAAGACATACTGCTTAAGGAGGGTGAAATACTGCTTAAAGAGGGTGAGATTTCGATACTACGTGACAGTATCGGCAGGCCATCTGACATCATCTGCAGCCCTCGGCCATCGAAGCTGTTCGAATCGGAGTAA